Genomic DNA from Gimesia aquarii:
TTTCCTTCTGTCTTTCGTGTCAATAAAGTTCACGAATTTATTTTGTTAATGCAAAAGAGAAAAGGTTAGGTTGGAAATCGAACGTTACACTCGGTATAACTCACTTTTCAGATTTGGAAATCTTCCAGGATCTGCTAGGAACACGTAATAAATTATGTCATAATAGTAGTATGAAGCCTAAGTATTGCTGATTCACTAATTAGAGAGTAGACCCATGCAACACATCAATTCAATCTTAGTTGGCGTAGACTTGACCCACGCTGATCGATTAGTCGCTTCCGACTTAAACGCACAAACTGCAGAAGCGGTCGAACGTGCCCTTTGGCTGGCTGACCTGGTCAATGCCAAACTGGAATTTATTGCTGCGATTGATTTGTCTGCCCATACCAAACATTTACTGGAAGAAGATCGAAATCATTTTTCCAAAAATGTAGAAGATGAAGCTCTGGAAGTGATGGTGGGACTCATCGAACAAGCAAAAGCAAAAGGGATTGATAGTTCTGCAAAAGTTGCCTTCGGTTCTTCCTGGCGTGAAATTATTCTTGAAGTCATCGAAGATAAACACGATCTGGTGCTGGTAGGTACGCGTCCCCATGGTTTTACGGGGCGGTTGTTTGGTGGAACAGTGATGAATTTGTTTCGTCAATGTCCCTGTCCCGTATACGCTGTTAAAATCGGGGAAGAGCCCGAAATTCCTGAAATTGTCGTTGCCAGCGATATGAGTGAAGTCAGCAGCGAGATTTTGAACTTCATTGTTTCGATGGGACAAATTGCCGATGTAAAGATTCATCTGGTACATGCGATTGATACGCAGCTCGAAGTTCGACTCAAAGGCCTGGGAGTCGGTGAAGAGACGCTTCAAAAATGTGCCGAAGATATCATGGAAGAGGTCAAGAATGAACTCAACGAACAATTGGCCCAAACCGACTTCCGCACATTGACGTACGGCGTGCAAGTGCATGTCCTCGAGGGCTCTCCCGAGGAAGCGATTCCCGAATTTATCAAAGAGCACGATATCAATCTGCTTGCCATGGGCACATTAGCTCGTTCAGGCATCAGCGGTTTCTTCATCGGCAACACCGCCGAACGCATGCTCGAAAAAGTCGACTGCTCTGTAGTGGCATTTAAACCAGGAGACTTTGTTTCGCCTGTGGTCCCTGAGTAATGGGAAGAATTTCATTCTGGTTATCAATTAATTGAGTTTGTTGTTGATCTGAGTGAGATAGATATCAAATCGACGATTCCGGAACAGAAAAGCATCGCTGAAAGAAATCAGCGATGCTTTTTTGCTTCACGCAGATACTTAAAACACCCATGAGTAACAGAGAGTTAATCAAAGTGTTTGTTGCCATTGAAATGAACACACAGAAAGAGTGAATTGAGACCATCTTTATTACGAAGTTTAAAACATAACAATTTTAACGTCTGCTAGACTTTGCTCGAACAGTCAAGTAGCATGAGAGTTTATTGACTTGTTTCCGAACCGGAGTTTTCAAAATGCGTTATGTGATACTTAGGACACGACAATGCCGTTCAGTAATCATGAACCTTGTTGTCTTGTTCTACATTAGCTCTTTGCAACTAAACGCTTTTGCTGAGGTCAAGAATAATAACAAATCGAACTCTTTTCCCTGTAGCGAACAGGAACTTGTCGAGCACGTTTTCTCATTAGCGAAAAATTATTTCGCAGACTTTCAGCACCCCAAAACTTATGTTCTCTATGGGTCGCGGTTGTCAACAAAAGAGAGTTGGACCACACCCGACGAAGTCAAAGCAGAAAAACCTAAACCATGGGGGTATGGATCGCGAATTGCCGATACTTCGCTGCACACTGGCCACATGCTGATCGCACTTTTAGATGCTTACGAAGCAAAACCGGATCCTTTCCTCAAGCAAAATATCAAACGTTGCTTTCAAGCCTTGAAAATGATCGGTTCTCTCCCGGAAACGCATCCCAAACAAGGAAAGCCGGCTCTTGCAGGCCTTGTCCCGCGTGGTCCACATCCTGACGACAAAAGTGCTTATTTTGATGATTCCTCCATGGATCAACATACAACGTACATTATTAGCCTCGCTCGTTATGCATGTTCCTCCTTAGCGACTACCGATGAAAAAGCTTGGATCAAACAATCACTGGAAAAAGTGGGGCAACGTCTGGAAAAAAATGGTTGGTCGATTAGACGCGCTGATGGAGTTACCCAGGCGCATGTTGGCTTTGCCTGGACCGGCTTTATTTCTCAACACGTTTCGATTCTTTTACCCTCTGTTTATGCGCTTTATCAGGGGACAGGGAACAAACACTGGTTAAACGCATATGAAAAATTTCTGTCGGAACGAGATAGCCTGCGCTGGCAGAAAATGCATGTGGGACCACACATTAAAATTAATGGACACCCAATCTATGCCAATCAGGGGGCCTTTCGTGTGAATGCTCTATTCCATTTTGAACCAAATACAGAAAAAAAGGCCACTCTTTATCGTCTATTAGAGCACATTGCTAAAATACAAATGTCGCGAGACTTCCCCGGAGAAATGTATCGCAAGTTTCATAAAGAACAAGAGTGGCAAGATCTCCAACGTAAGTGGAACTGGAAGGATTCCGAATTGCATGGCAGTGCCCAAGCCTGGAAGCTTTATCAACCGGCCATGCTCGATCAGCAAGCTTTGGCTGTGTTGGCCCATGTTCGATTTCCCCTGACCGGCTATCATATGGTGATGATGAGCGAAAATCCGGAGTTGATTCAGACGCACCTACCAGAAATCTGGCGTATGTTAAAAACGGTTGACCTGAAAAAAATCAGTGCAGGCGAAACAAATTACCTGTTCACTGTTGTGGGTTTGCATGCCTATGCGTTCTACTTTAATCAACAAAAAATTCTGAAAGAGCAAAAAACGCAACTATCAAAGCAAGAACCGGCAGCAGTCACCAATCTTCCTATCGTTGCCGACGCAGGGATCGGTCCCACTATTGATGTGGCCATTGATGGTCACATCACTTACGCCATTGGTAGAGGCGCACTACGTATTCTTGATATTTCAAAACCTGCTAAACCCAAGGTCCTTGGCAAAATCGAGGGTTTGGGAAGCACCCGGCAAATCGCAGTCAAAGATGGTATTGCCTATGTTGGTTCGCGCGAAGATGGGGCTTTTATTATCGATGTGAAAGATCAAGCGAACCCGAAACTGCTGTCGCACTATGATTCCGTTGAATTTGCAACCGGTGTTGAGGTGTCTGGTAACATACTTTTTTTGGCATTGCGTCATTATGGTGTGGAACTGGTTGATGTTTCGAATCCGGAAAAGCCACTCCATTTAAGTACTGTGCGAACAGGTGAAGCCCAATCAATAGCAGTTAGAGATAACTTTGTTTATGCCGGTGTCTGGGCGACCTCGGAAGTTGTTGTGATTGATATTACAAACTCACGCCAACCAAAAATTACCGCGAAAGTGAACTTGGATGGATTTGGAGACGGTGTGGATGTGAGAGGTAACTATCTTTACGCGGCAACCGGACATCATTCACGCGAAAAACATCGTCAGCCGGGCGATCCCGGTTATGGTCGTGGACATGGATTAGAAATCTTTGAATTGACCGATCCTGCACAGCCAAAATTCCTTTCCCGTATCAAGTTTCCTCCCTTTTTTGATATCGGAAATGATATGTGGGGAGTCACTGTCGTAGACAATCTTGCGTTTGTATCTGATACACACAATGGTATGTTTCTCGTCAATGTGGCTAATAAGAAACAACCTCAGATCATAGGTCGTACCGTTTTGCCCAACGTGCAAGGACGCAAAGCTCGTAGCTATGTTGGCTCGCTAGCCTTAACTAAAGATTATGTCTATGTTGCCGGCGGCTGGTCTGACTTACATATTGTCGCTGCACCGGGCAAGGCGCGTGTGCCCGATC
This window encodes:
- a CDS encoding universal stress protein, giving the protein MQHINSILVGVDLTHADRLVASDLNAQTAEAVERALWLADLVNAKLEFIAAIDLSAHTKHLLEEDRNHFSKNVEDEALEVMVGLIEQAKAKGIDSSAKVAFGSSWREIILEVIEDKHDLVLVGTRPHGFTGRLFGGTVMNLFRQCPCPVYAVKIGEEPEIPEIVVASDMSEVSSEILNFIVSMGQIADVKIHLVHAIDTQLEVRLKGLGVGEETLQKCAEDIMEEVKNELNEQLAQTDFRTLTYGVQVHVLEGSPEEAIPEFIKEHDINLLAMGTLARSGISGFFIGNTAERMLEKVDCSVVAFKPGDFVSPVVPE
- a CDS encoding LVIVD repeat-containing protein, with the protein product MRYVILRTRQCRSVIMNLVVLFYISSLQLNAFAEVKNNNKSNSFPCSEQELVEHVFSLAKNYFADFQHPKTYVLYGSRLSTKESWTTPDEVKAEKPKPWGYGSRIADTSLHTGHMLIALLDAYEAKPDPFLKQNIKRCFQALKMIGSLPETHPKQGKPALAGLVPRGPHPDDKSAYFDDSSMDQHTTYIISLARYACSSLATTDEKAWIKQSLEKVGQRLEKNGWSIRRADGVTQAHVGFAWTGFISQHVSILLPSVYALYQGTGNKHWLNAYEKFLSERDSLRWQKMHVGPHIKINGHPIYANQGAFRVNALFHFEPNTEKKATLYRLLEHIAKIQMSRDFPGEMYRKFHKEQEWQDLQRKWNWKDSELHGSAQAWKLYQPAMLDQQALAVLAHVRFPLTGYHMVMMSENPELIQTHLPEIWRMLKTVDLKKISAGETNYLFTVVGLHAYAFYFNQQKILKEQKTQLSKQEPAAVTNLPIVADAGIGPTIDVAIDGHITYAIGRGALRILDISKPAKPKVLGKIEGLGSTRQIAVKDGIAYVGSREDGAFIIDVKDQANPKLLSHYDSVEFATGVEVSGNILFLALRHYGVELVDVSNPEKPLHLSTVRTGEAQSIAVRDNFVYAGVWATSEVVVIDITNSRQPKITAKVNLDGFGDGVDVRGNYLYAATGHHSREKHRQPGDPGYGRGHGLEIFELTDPAQPKFLSRIKFPPFFDIGNDMWGVTVVDNLAFVSDTHNGMFLVNVANKKQPQIIGRTVLPNVQGRKARSYVGSLALTKDYVYVAGGWSDLHIVAAPGKARVPDPEPNTPPVIHPLKSTPESNRYQLYKTDGQIHAIDMLDEKAILACGNGGIEVLQLKPALKRLSKLPTNGFATDVFVKDSIVYVAEGIAGLGIYKLSRDNKFEQLGRYLPQRGPVKQVEVPGNGQYALIQNGANTLLIVDVKNPSKPKRILKENRHGLLYGDQLLRGLVENRYAAAFWHVSGTHWYDLQNSSHSEPKFSGDNHPERFGASNGLIAVGNEALVTTRGGYVLLDRKEQRPFKESTLHRLGTRRHHLGKPSIFNNRLYIADRATGLVTIANVSDLTKPQLIKQFHTIGNPGRICVHHDKMLIPDGPHGLMVFDQ